A DNA window from Mycoplasmopsis pullorum contains the following coding sequences:
- a CDS encoding helicase HerA domain-containing protein: protein MKINNPIINISSINDDGTIEIDNKKYVLFDLQGLNFWSFDTHTQEEFIKNIHNLFKSLKLWKFKILKINFENDLKENKQKLKTVIESVIAQYNSAPRSVSEKKILENKIKYFDSVISDIETLESSNEELINKYYILAEINTKESYSFWIREKEDLFQSANLHIQQIKDAGEIEKVFHFLALQPFKQSVQMEEFSDYIKINDKYLWCFRIEDFQSILSDSFLFDFMYYNSVGTQKINTNFIIEYLELDEESKIKMLNKVSRILRYEMDETNKDTEASEIGIEQQALQNLINENAQYKLGFFDCNFIGCISSHDLAELRAIRNKVIFEAKKNGVLINVSKYEQGDLYKHFTLQTLFDLNQSVHTFSTYNIARSWAFLSSYFNDKNYLILGRNRNDGGVLFFDNMLKSEKRMSSSMFFIGKTGSGKTTAIKKFINYHSSKGDSIFLIDPNNDYTKLTLENGGSVVDLSDPLNFKMNVLEIKPELYQDPNTNQIIPTPIKQLINYKIKFLNGLFKLIDPNLENIDLELIERTIKWIFKEKGYYEAEADLSQLDQIRIQDVIDVLKVINLEVLSDFDFSFYSEEQRKGVLRFLHHNFADNGDFEFFNTYDSFEIESTLVSYNMQQLLAKTGGIPTKETSILFYLLIYQISYSVIENLKYNLKTFGMEQQNKWRAIVIVVDEMHKFLGGAAGVLLVDFLFDLIKTLRKYWGLLILGTQSFKDFTLNKEMESKTKQLLEQTQYKFILKVNRDDLESFNNSLSNDSKLLEWEQNYVNNAHQGEALFMCDDTDKYPISFLYNDYEEDLFFTQLSSKTH from the coding sequence ATGAAAATAAATAATCCAATTATTAACATTAGTTCCATCAATGATGATGGAACCATTGAAATTGATAACAAAAAATATGTTTTATTCGACTTACAAGGACTCAATTTTTGGTCGTTTGACACACATACACAAGAAGAATTTATTAAAAACATTCATAACTTATTTAAGTCACTCAAATTATGAAAATTTAAGATTTTGAAAATCAATTTCGAAAATGATTTAAAAGAAAATAAACAAAAATTAAAAACTGTAATTGAATCAGTGATTGCTCAATACAACTCAGCTCCGCGGAGTGTGAGTGAGAAAAAAATCTTAGAGAATAAAATCAAATATTTTGACTCGGTCATTAGTGATATTGAGACTTTAGAATCCAGTAATGAAGAATTAATTAACAAATACTACATTTTAGCCGAAATTAACACTAAAGAATCTTATTCATTTTGAATCCGCGAAAAAGAAGATTTATTCCAAAGTGCGAATTTACACATTCAACAAATTAAAGATGCCGGTGAAATTGAAAAAGTATTTCATTTTTTAGCTTTGCAACCATTTAAGCAAAGTGTACAGATGGAAGAATTTAGTGACTATATTAAAATCAACGATAAATATCTTTGATGCTTCCGTATCGAAGACTTTCAATCGATTTTGTCAGATTCATTCTTGTTTGATTTCATGTATTACAACAGCGTCGGAACACAAAAAATTAACACTAACTTTATCATTGAATATCTTGAGTTAGATGAAGAAAGCAAAATCAAGATGTTAAATAAGGTTTCGCGGATCTTACGCTATGAAATGGATGAAACTAATAAAGATACTGAAGCATCGGAAATTGGAATTGAACAACAAGCCTTGCAAAATTTAATCAATGAGAATGCTCAATACAAACTTGGGTTTTTTGATTGTAATTTCATCGGTTGTATTTCATCACACGATTTAGCCGAGTTGCGAGCAATTCGCAATAAAGTGATTTTCGAAGCAAAGAAAAATGGAGTCTTAATTAATGTGTCTAAATACGAACAAGGTGACTTGTACAAACATTTTACACTTCAAACGCTTTTTGATCTGAACCAAAGCGTTCATACATTCTCAACCTACAACATTGCGCGTTCGTGAGCATTTTTATCATCATACTTTAATGATAAAAACTATTTAATCCTCGGTCGTAATCGTAATGATGGTGGTGTGTTATTTTTTGATAACATGCTTAAAAGCGAAAAACGGATGAGCTCATCAATGTTTTTCATCGGAAAAACCGGTTCAGGAAAAACCACCGCAATTAAAAAGTTCATTAATTATCATAGTAGTAAAGGTGATTCGATTTTCTTAATCGATCCTAACAATGACTATACCAAATTAACCTTAGAAAATGGTGGTTCGGTAGTCGATTTATCCGATCCGCTCAATTTTAAGATGAATGTACTTGAAATTAAACCAGAGTTGTACCAAGATCCAAATACCAACCAAATTATCCCAACACCAATTAAACAATTAATCAACTATAAGATTAAATTCTTAAATGGTCTATTTAAGTTAATCGATCCGAATTTAGAAAATATCGATTTGGAATTAATTGAACGAACCATTAAATGAATTTTTAAGGAAAAAGGATACTATGAAGCGGAAGCGGACTTATCGCAATTAGACCAAATTCGCATTCAAGACGTTATTGACGTCTTAAAAGTGATTAATTTAGAAGTTTTATCCGATTTTGACTTTTCATTCTATAGCGAAGAACAACGTAAAGGTGTGTTGCGGTTTTTACACCACAATTTCGCCGACAACGGTGACTTTGAATTTTTTAACACCTATGATAGTTTTGAAATTGAAAGTACTCTAGTTTCATATAACATGCAACAATTATTAGCTAAAACCGGCGGGATTCCAACTAAGGAAACAAGTATTTTATTTTATCTTTTGATTTATCAAATTTCTTATTCAGTTATCGAAAACTTAAAATACAATCTTAAAACCTTTGGAATGGAGCAACAAAATAAATGAAGAGCAATTGTAATTGTAGTCGATGAGATGCATAAGTTCCTTGGTGGAGCTGCCGGAGTGCTATTAGTCGATTTCTTATTTGACTTAATCAAGACCTTGCGGAAATACTGGGGACTCCTAATTTTAGGAACGCAGTCCTTTAAGGATTTTACTTTGAATAAGGAAATGGAAAGTAAGACCAAACAATTGCTCGAACAAACGCAATATAAGTTCATTTTAAAGGTTAATCGTGACGATTTAGAGAGTTTTAATAACTCTTTATCAAACGATTCGAAACTGCTAGAATGAGAGCAAAATTACGTCAACAACGCACACCAAGGGGAAGCTTTATTCATGTGCGATGATACCGACAAATATCCGATTTCGTTTTTATATAACGATTATGAAGAAGATTTATTTTTTACACAATTAAGTTCCAAAACACACTAA
- a CDS encoding Mbov_0396 family ICE element transmembrane protein, translated as MVLFGKLNPEWSDISFNNTTFIYSLLALVCFVVLMVIIFFVLKKYANSENGYGNLIRSLKKIPIIALIFVLTPFTVYTLNLAANGIFWLISSITKAENGSIAREEIFNSSLMKIVWHKAGLWDEWTNDEKTWWNSKIEYTINGKNNDLFLKIEKDYFDNWKDGSGVVLIVKATLFALGTITFLVVCLNTIIQVIQQIWWKTISLPIIIPSIMREDDIHFKNWIKNYFGHFAYFVGVSFVYSFFAVTINFAFQFNDEILVKSASFVKPFAWFTELLLFLFFAYSYMTSSFKFLDKIIMHFGLELDPPTQSPSFAFMKKMNPIRAVKGGIKKFKNRKPQIKSKETEVDAKAKSTLKNENKRTISDGRTQKINATKTDTQKLTNSTALKNRKSKAQELSQTQINPAVVSDSTQVATTPTKVVKPKTTRKAKASEVDSNELINKAQATNSSKLSKTASIKDETKLIDKNTNTQTDELSMKQKEKIEYFDKSKNDKPDKNKAQNTKNAKNQTGEIQGTTKSDIVLLIEKLEEINKNIANLKNPDEDKSKKGTKGQKVTVKVQADTSDKSDKATKTKKSDTKAKATSESDASKVDKAEAKVKAKASTKKVVDSSSIPKAQNEAQNEAQSKTQKKVKATKKK; from the coding sequence TTGGTTCTATTTGGAAAACTTAATCCCGAATGATCAGACATTTCTTTTAATAACACTACATTTATTTATTCATTGCTTGCACTTGTGTGTTTTGTTGTCTTGATGGTTATCATCTTTTTTGTACTCAAAAAATACGCTAACAGCGAAAATGGATATGGAAATTTAATTCGTTCACTCAAGAAAATACCAATTATCGCTCTTATTTTTGTCTTAACTCCATTTACCGTTTATACCTTGAATCTAGCAGCAAATGGAATTTTTTGACTTATTTCAAGCATTACCAAAGCTGAAAATGGATCAATTGCGAGAGAAGAAATTTTCAATTCGTCATTAATGAAAATTGTATGACACAAAGCCGGTTTGTGAGATGAGTGAACTAATGATGAAAAAACATGATGAAATAGCAAGATAGAATACACAATTAACGGAAAAAATAATGATTTATTCTTAAAAATTGAAAAAGACTATTTTGATAACTGAAAAGATGGTTCCGGAGTGGTCTTAATTGTTAAAGCAACATTATTTGCTCTTGGTACGATCACATTTTTGGTGGTGTGTTTAAATACTATCATTCAAGTAATTCAACAAATTTGATGAAAAACAATTTCCCTACCGATTATTATCCCCTCGATTATGCGAGAAGATGATATTCATTTTAAAAATTGAATTAAAAACTATTTTGGACATTTCGCTTATTTCGTCGGAGTCTCGTTTGTTTATTCGTTTTTCGCAGTTACAATTAATTTTGCTTTTCAATTCAACGATGAGATTTTGGTCAAATCAGCCAGTTTTGTTAAACCTTTTGCTTGATTTACTGAGTTATTGTTATTCTTATTTTTTGCTTATTCATATATGACGAGTTCGTTTAAGTTTTTGGATAAAATCATCATGCATTTTGGTTTAGAACTTGACCCGCCGACACAATCACCATCATTTGCATTTATGAAAAAAATGAATCCAATTCGTGCTGTTAAAGGTGGAATTAAGAAATTTAAGAACCGCAAACCGCAAATTAAGAGCAAGGAGACTGAAGTCGATGCTAAAGCAAAAAGTACTCTTAAGAATGAAAATAAGCGAACCATTAGCGATGGTAGAACACAAAAGATTAATGCAACCAAGACTGATACACAGAAATTAACCAATTCAACAGCTCTAAAAAACCGTAAGAGCAAAGCACAAGAGTTGTCTCAAACTCAAATTAATCCCGCAGTTGTGTCAGATTCAACACAAGTAGCGACTACACCAACTAAGGTAGTCAAACCAAAAACGACTCGCAAAGCAAAAGCGTCAGAAGTAGATTCAAATGAGTTAATTAACAAAGCACAAGCAACTAATTCGTCGAAATTATCCAAAACAGCATCAATTAAAGATGAAACTAAGTTAATCGATAAGAATACCAATACTCAAACTGATGAGTTGAGTATGAAACAAAAAGAAAAAATTGAATATTTTGACAAATCCAAAAATGATAAGCCAGATAAAAATAAAGCTCAAAATACCAAAAACGCGAAAAATCAAACTGGTGAGATTCAAGGAACAACAAAATCAGATATTGTCTTGTTAATTGAAAAATTAGAAGAAATTAATAAAAATATTGCGAACTTGAAAAACCCTGATGAAGATAAAAGTAAAAAAGGAACAAAAGGCCAAAAAGTCACCGTCAAAGTTCAAGCAGACACAAGCGATAAGAGTGACAAAGCAACCAAAACCAAAAAAAGTGATACCAAAGCTAAAGCAACAAGTGAAAGTGACGCATCTAAAGTCGATAAAGCTGAAGCAAAAGTTAAAGCAAAAGCTAGCACTAAAAAAGTAGTCGACTCAAGCAGTATACCAAAAGCCCAAAATGAAGCTCAAAATGAAGCTCAAAGTAAAACACAAAAAAAAGTTAAAGCAACCAAGAAAAAATAA
- a CDS encoding DNA-methyltransferase: MTQEIKPIKILNEQKWKIYNDDAFKIIKEFQEQKMMVDHIITDPPYNISKENNFKTLKSAKRQGIHFGEWDENFDLFGWIKDYVPLLKSDGSIIIFCSYLYIRYLIDELTKNNITVKDILVWKKRNPMPRNVNPRYVQDKEFAIWGVKKGAKWVFNKPNDDLGNYANAIIYIQPEFLKDHFLASTSLETSLEIGKEKTIHPTQKSLSLLKEIIKIHTNENDIILDPFMGSGTTGVTALGLSRKFIGIEKDKAYFEIAKERIEHQSEKIFEKELTF, translated from the coding sequence GTGACTCAAGAAATAAAACCGATCAAAATATTAAATGAGCAAAAATGAAAAATCTATAATGATGATGCGTTTAAAATCATCAAAGAATTTCAAGAACAAAAAATGATGGTTGATCACATAATAACAGATCCACCTTACAATATTTCAAAAGAAAATAATTTTAAGACGTTAAAATCAGCAAAACGTCAAGGAATTCATTTTGGAGAATGAGATGAAAATTTTGATTTATTTGGTTGAATCAAAGATTATGTACCGCTTTTAAAATCAGATGGAAGTATCATAATTTTTTGTTCATATCTCTATATTAGATACTTAATTGATGAATTAACAAAGAATAATATTACGGTTAAAGACATTTTGGTGTGAAAAAAGAGAAACCCTATGCCGCGAAATGTAAATCCTAGATATGTTCAAGATAAAGAATTCGCAATCTGAGGAGTTAAAAAAGGTGCTAAATGAGTGTTTAACAAACCAAATGACGATTTAGGAAATTATGCAAATGCAATTATTTATATTCAGCCTGAATTCTTAAAGGATCATTTCTTGGCTAGTACTAGCCTAGAAACTAGTCTAGAAATTGGAAAAGAAAAAACTATCCATCCAACTCAAAAAAGTTTGTCCTTATTAAAGGAAATTATTAAGATTCATACTAATGAGAACGACATAATTCTTGATCCGTTTATGGGATCAGGGACTACCGGAGTAACCGCTTTAGGGTTAAGTCGAAAATTTATCGGAATTGAAAAAGATAAAGCCTATTTTGAGATCGCAAAAGAGAGAATTGAGCATCAAAGTGAGAAAATATTTGAAAAGGAATTAACTTTTTAA